Proteins co-encoded in one Terriglobia bacterium genomic window:
- the corA gene encoding magnesium/cobalt transporter CorA — MSALQQQLPGVSWFDVSDPNSLELDKLAERFGFHELQVEDCRHRPQRAKMEEYETYIFCVLKHLRNDAEFTFEDFDLFLTKNEIVSVHEPNSDILEKARVRAEQSKVTDVDKIFYILLDTIVDEYSPVLDRIADETSEIESIVLECPEPRVLARIFKLKRNLIEFRRAAGGMREVVNSLVRREGGLLSDKFDPYLRDVYDHVVRTTEFIETYRDLLSGALDIYLSAVANRTNEVMKVLTIWGTIALPMVIITGFFGMNLPLPWQHSPYGTWYAVGLMSLTTVATLLYFKKKKWF, encoded by the coding sequence ATGAGCGCACTACAGCAACAGCTGCCCGGAGTTTCATGGTTTGATGTCTCTGACCCCAACTCCCTGGAGCTGGACAAACTGGCTGAGCGCTTTGGTTTCCATGAGTTGCAGGTGGAAGACTGCCGGCACCGGCCGCAGCGAGCCAAGATGGAGGAATATGAGACCTACATCTTCTGCGTGCTCAAGCACCTGCGTAACGACGCTGAATTTACCTTTGAGGACTTTGACCTTTTCCTGACGAAGAACGAAATCGTAAGCGTGCATGAACCGAATTCCGACATTCTGGAGAAAGCCCGCGTGCGGGCCGAGCAGAGCAAGGTCACTGACGTCGATAAGATTTTTTACATCCTGCTGGACACGATTGTGGACGAATATTCTCCCGTCCTGGACCGCATTGCCGATGAAACCTCAGAGATTGAATCGATTGTGTTGGAGTGCCCTGAGCCAAGAGTGCTGGCGCGGATTTTCAAGCTCAAGCGCAACCTGATTGAGTTTCGACGCGCGGCCGGCGGAATGCGTGAGGTGGTGAACTCGCTGGTCCGGCGAGAAGGCGGGCTGCTTTCTGACAAGTTCGATCCTTACCTGCGCGACGTTTATGACCACGTGGTCCGCACCACGGAATTTATTGAGACCTACCGCGACCTGCTCAGCGGCGCGCTGGATATTTATCTTTCCGCCGTCGCCAACCGCACCAATGAGGTCATGAAGGTTTTGACAATCTGGGGCACCATTGCATTGCCCATGGTGATTATCACCGGCTTTTTTGGCATGAACCTGCCGCTGCCCTGGCAACACAGTCCATATGGAACCTGGTACGCCGTTGGTTTGATGTCTCTGACCACGGTGGCCACTCTGCTGTACTTCAAGAAAAAGAAGTGGTTCTGA
- a CDS encoding VOC family protein, producing the protein MGEPVQISRIAAIMLGVRDLPAAIGFYKDKLGLKVIMQEPALALLQCGSVMLGLSPRHMNATPLAEAVEVSFGVDNLRATHKALADKGVAFLSEPRQVTPTDWAVHFRDVDGHLLSLFGPEGKA; encoded by the coding sequence ATGGGGGAACCAGTCCAGATTTCGCGGATCGCGGCCATTATGCTGGGTGTGCGCGACCTTCCAGCAGCGATTGGTTTTTATAAAGACAAGCTGGGACTCAAAGTAATCATGCAGGAGCCCGCCCTTGCTCTGCTGCAATGCGGAAGCGTGATGCTGGGTCTGAGTCCACGGCACATGAATGCGACGCCGCTGGCGGAAGCGGTTGAAGTCTCATTCGGGGTGGACAATCTGCGGGCCACACACAAAGCGCTGGCCGACAAAGGCGTGGCATTTCTGAGCGAGCCGCGGCAAGTAACGCCGACCGACTGGGCAGTCCACTTCAGAGACGTGGATGGCCATCTGCTGTCATTGTTCGGGCCAGAAGGTAAGGCTTGA
- a CDS encoding MarR family transcriptional regulator: protein MAKLNKVEELADRLHSTAIHLLRQARVQDTATGLAPARLSALSVLVFGGPMSLNKLATAEQVRPPTMSRIIDALESAELVRRTVDQQDRRAVVLEATEKGAAILWQGRKRRVKFLAKHLSRLSEEERKKIGDAITAIQKAMPRQP from the coding sequence ATGGCAAAGCTGAATAAAGTTGAAGAATTGGCGGATCGCCTGCACAGCACTGCCATCCATTTGCTGCGCCAGGCCCGCGTACAGGACACGGCCACTGGACTTGCCCCGGCCCGCCTGTCGGCGCTTTCCGTCCTGGTCTTTGGCGGCCCCATGTCCCTGAATAAACTCGCCACAGCCGAGCAGGTGCGTCCCCCTACCATGAGCCGCATTATTGACGCCCTGGAATCGGCAGAACTGGTTCGCCGTACCGTGGACCAGCAGGACCGCCGCGCCGTGGTGCTTGAGGCCACGGAGAAAGGGGCGGCCATCCTGTGGCAGGGACGCAAGCGGCGCGTAAAATTTCTGGCCAAACACCTCTCCCGGCTGAGTGAAGAGGAACGCAAGAAAATTGGCGACGCCATCACCGCAATCCAGAAAGCCATGCCCCGTCAACCTTGA
- a CDS encoding M1 family metallopeptidase yields the protein MLTLSSSRARLTLSILIFLTISAINLQAQRLPQTVVPTHYKLLLDPNIGQQKFTGEEHINVHVQQPTTEIVLNSMGLEISMAEALPGFDMSALPAQVTYDQLNEMVRLVFAKPVPKGAIVLHLKFSGKLTAGLRGLYLSKSAKRQYAVTQFEGTYARMMFPGFDEPGFKATFDLSVIADKGDTAISNGRIVKDEPLAGSTRHKITFSTSPRMSTYLVALAIGDWQCLERTVDGVLIRVCAEPDKKQYGQFALEAAARSVHFYNQWYGIKYPFEKLDMLAIPDYEWGGMENTASIFYRDTALLMDEKTASVFSKRGHATVVAHEIAHQWFGDLVTAAWWDDIWLNEGFATWMERKPIRAWHPEWHLEDDEAGTAQRIIGLDSLSAARAIHGDPRTSAEIKEMFDGITYQKGGAVLGMLESYVGPDVFRNGVNAYLKAHANGNATSADFWQAVAKVSGKPVDKIMPTFVMQPGVPLVTVSGSCSNGKQTLELSQQRFLLSSSGAGAKQGQVWSIPICTKAATSTGSSCYLLDKQSARFATNTCPGWLFTNRDAKGYYRVFYQDQKNLMDVAAAAEKDLSVPDRIAFVEDLWAMVRAGKEPVGIFMNVARDLRPERNRPVVEIIADHMNTIGRSLVPEQDQKEFRERVRQQFGPLAKEVGWNAGTNDSDEQRALRASLLGILGDAGDPDAVAAAQKITQAYIKDPGAVEGTIIGPALAIAAENGDAALYEQFTQAMASARSTEDYYHFLFALTSFRQPELAQRTLALIDQGKIRQQDYVRLFPALLAKSPGREIAWDYLKAHWDSLAEKVTSFGGSGAVSALGGFCSIEKRDEIKQFFATHHAPGAERALQQSLQRITSCVEFKQQQSENMQKFLHQAP from the coding sequence ATGCTGACTCTTTCATCTTCCCGCGCGCGGCTTACGCTCTCCATACTTATCTTTCTCACAATTTCAGCCATCAACCTTCAGGCACAGAGGCTGCCCCAAACGGTTGTTCCCACTCATTACAAGCTATTGCTCGATCCCAACATCGGCCAGCAGAAGTTCACCGGTGAAGAGCACATCAACGTGCATGTGCAGCAGCCCACCACTGAGATCGTGCTGAATTCGATGGGACTGGAAATCTCCATGGCGGAAGCGCTACCGGGATTCGATATGTCCGCCCTGCCCGCGCAGGTCACGTATGACCAGCTCAATGAAATGGTGCGGCTCGTTTTTGCCAAGCCTGTGCCTAAAGGCGCAATCGTCCTGCATCTAAAATTTTCCGGCAAGCTTACCGCTGGTTTGCGCGGGCTGTATCTCAGCAAGTCAGCCAAGCGGCAATATGCCGTCACGCAGTTTGAAGGCACTTACGCGCGCATGATGTTTCCCGGTTTTGATGAGCCCGGCTTCAAAGCCACGTTCGATCTTTCTGTCATCGCGGACAAGGGCGACACGGCCATTTCCAACGGCCGCATCGTAAAAGACGAGCCTCTGGCCGGCTCTACGCGGCACAAGATCACGTTTTCAACCTCTCCCCGTATGTCCACGTATCTTGTTGCGCTCGCAATCGGCGACTGGCAATGCCTGGAGCGCACCGTCGACGGAGTCCTGATTCGTGTCTGCGCCGAGCCCGATAAAAAGCAGTATGGCCAGTTTGCGCTGGAAGCAGCCGCGCGGTCCGTCCATTTCTATAACCAGTGGTATGGCATCAAGTATCCGTTTGAAAAGCTCGATATGCTGGCCATCCCTGATTACGAGTGGGGTGGCATGGAAAATACAGCTTCCATTTTCTATCGCGATACCGCGCTGCTTATGGATGAAAAGACTGCTTCGGTTTTCAGCAAGCGCGGACACGCAACCGTCGTTGCCCATGAAATCGCTCACCAGTGGTTTGGTGATCTGGTGACCGCCGCGTGGTGGGATGACATCTGGCTCAATGAAGGCTTTGCCACATGGATGGAGCGCAAGCCGATTCGGGCGTGGCATCCGGAGTGGCATCTTGAGGACGATGAAGCAGGCACGGCGCAACGCATCATCGGGCTCGATTCGTTAAGCGCCGCGCGGGCCATCCATGGCGATCCGCGCACTTCGGCTGAGATCAAGGAAATGTTTGACGGCATCACCTATCAAAAGGGCGGGGCCGTACTCGGCATGTTGGAGTCTTACGTCGGGCCGGACGTCTTCCGCAATGGCGTGAACGCTTACCTGAAAGCGCACGCCAACGGCAATGCCACGTCGGCGGATTTCTGGCAGGCCGTGGCAAAAGTTTCCGGCAAACCCGTTGACAAAATTATGCCGACCTTTGTGATGCAGCCCGGCGTGCCGCTGGTGACGGTGAGTGGGAGCTGTTCAAACGGCAAGCAGACGCTGGAACTTTCGCAGCAGCGATTTCTTTTATCGTCATCCGGAGCCGGCGCAAAGCAGGGCCAGGTCTGGTCGATTCCCATCTGCACCAAAGCTGCAACCAGCACGGGATCGTCCTGCTATCTTCTCGACAAACAAAGCGCGCGTTTTGCCACAAACACTTGCCCCGGATGGCTTTTTACCAATCGCGATGCCAAAGGCTATTACCGCGTGTTCTATCAGGATCAAAAAAATCTGATGGACGTGGCCGCGGCGGCGGAAAAAGACCTGAGCGTTCCGGATCGTATCGCATTTGTTGAAGATCTCTGGGCGATGGTGCGTGCCGGCAAAGAGCCGGTAGGGATTTTCATGAACGTCGCTCGCGACTTGCGGCCCGAGCGCAATCGGCCGGTCGTTGAGATCATCGCTGATCATATGAACACCATCGGTCGCTCGCTGGTGCCGGAGCAAGATCAAAAGGAGTTTCGCGAACGGGTGCGGCAGCAGTTTGGGCCGCTGGCGAAAGAAGTTGGATGGAACGCCGGCACAAATGATAGCGACGAGCAAAGAGCTCTTCGTGCCAGCCTGTTGGGAATCCTGGGTGACGCGGGCGATCCTGATGCCGTCGCCGCGGCACAGAAAATTACGCAGGCTTATATAAAGGACCCAGGCGCAGTGGAAGGCACCATTATTGGCCCGGCGCTTGCCATTGCCGCAGAAAATGGCGATGCCGCGCTCTATGAACAGTTCACGCAAGCCATGGCCAGCGCGCGCAGCACTGAAGATTATTACCACTTTCTTTTCGCGCTTACCTCTTTCCGCCAGCCTGAGTTAGCGCAGCGGACACTGGCTCTCATCGACCAGGGCAAGATCCGCCAGCAGGATTATGTACGGCTGTTCCCGGCATTGCTGGCTAAATCTCCAGGGCGTGAGATCGCCTGGGACTACCTGAAAGCTCACTGGGATTCGCTGGCTGAGAAGGTCACGTCTTTCGGCGGCAGCGGCGCTGTTTCCGCGCTGGGCGGATTTTGCTCGATCGAGAAGCGGGACGAGATCAAGCAGTTTTTTGCCACGCATCATGCACCCGGTGCAGAACGCGCGCTGCAGCAGAGCCTGCAACGGATCACAAGCTGCGTCGAGTTCAAGCAGCAGCAATCTGAAAATATGCAAAAGTTTTTACACCAGGCGCCGTAA
- a CDS encoding GNAT family N-acetyltransferase: MTAERGQQIPEKQLSVRIQHGGPELVDQIAGEWRRLCDESGDEEVFYRPEWAQAYLQAFDPEAHVILISAWAGERLRGILPLVRRRIIVSGLPIVKLTLPANVHSLRASLTVCPGEEGAAVLQALWQAAKSLPQWDTLDVANVVEGSGLDRLVALAQADGYRAARKRTSQTLYLPIINTVGASTPEKSGAQPPWLAGTRPKFRSHLRRAKRQLEEQGTLELKHYNAADPAALEKFYALEASGWKGAEGTAINCLPHTRQFYDGVAQAAARDGYLSLDFLELNGKPIAGHFGFNLRGRYFLAKAGYDETFRRHGPGQLLVNEILSQTRERGLHEFDFVGPATWDESRWASARRTSYRVFIFRKGCYGALLYVARITARDTVRKLLGKHDDESAPLELKSKPQGSEKESAADAESK, encoded by the coding sequence ATGACGGCAGAACGCGGGCAGCAAATTCCGGAAAAGCAGCTCTCAGTGCGCATCCAGCACGGCGGTCCTGAGCTGGTTGATCAGATCGCGGGCGAGTGGCGCCGCCTCTGTGACGAATCCGGCGACGAAGAGGTTTTCTACCGTCCGGAATGGGCGCAAGCCTACTTGCAGGCCTTTGATCCCGAGGCTCATGTCATCCTTATCTCCGCGTGGGCGGGTGAGCGGTTACGAGGTATCCTGCCTCTGGTTCGCCGACGGATCATTGTTAGTGGCCTTCCCATCGTCAAGCTCACGCTTCCTGCCAACGTACATTCTTTGCGCGCCAGCCTCACGGTTTGTCCCGGAGAAGAAGGCGCAGCTGTGCTCCAGGCGCTATGGCAAGCCGCAAAAAGCCTGCCGCAATGGGATACTTTGGACGTCGCCAATGTGGTGGAAGGCAGCGGCTTGGATCGCCTGGTCGCGCTGGCGCAGGCGGATGGATATCGCGCCGCGCGCAAACGCACTTCGCAAACTTTGTACCTGCCGATCATCAATACAGTAGGCGCTTCGACGCCAGAGAAATCCGGGGCGCAGCCACCATGGCTCGCTGGAACTCGGCCCAAGTTTCGTTCGCACCTGAGGCGGGCAAAGCGTCAATTGGAAGAGCAGGGAACGCTGGAGCTGAAGCACTATAACGCGGCTGATCCTGCAGCGCTGGAAAAGTTTTACGCCCTGGAAGCTTCCGGCTGGAAGGGAGCGGAAGGCACGGCGATAAATTGTCTTCCACACACGCGCCAGTTTTATGACGGTGTGGCACAAGCCGCGGCGCGCGATGGCTATCTCTCGCTGGATTTTCTTGAGCTGAATGGCAAGCCCATTGCCGGGCATTTTGGCTTCAATCTGCGCGGACGGTATTTTCTGGCCAAGGCCGGTTATGACGAAACTTTTCGCCGCCACGGTCCCGGCCAGTTGCTGGTAAATGAAATTCTTAGCCAGACGCGTGAGCGTGGCCTGCACGAGTTTGATTTCGTCGGCCCAGCCACTTGGGACGAGAGCCGGTGGGCTTCCGCGCGACGCACCAGCTATCGTGTATTCATCTTCCGCAAAGGATGTTATGGTGCGTTGCTGTATGTGGCCCGCATCACTGCGCGCGACACTGTGCGCAAGCTGCTGGGCAAGCATGATGATGAAAGCGCGCCGCTGGAACTGAAATCCAAACCGCAGGGCAGCGAGAAAGAGTCCGCGGCGGACGCCGAAAGCAAATAA
- a CDS encoding alkaline phosphatase family protein: MSHVKRFGMLGAFALLFTVGHLAAGAEDGKDGIKTVFVIAMENHNWTQPANQFSGNIQQIFQNPAAPFINSLVNGNATAVINGRQVNISEQTSFATNYRNVLAIAAGANPHIHPSEPNYLWAEAGTNFGVFNDNDPFSPASGTGQISNQDNQLHLTRLFDQCGVSWKSYQEDIDLVPDGSSFDNIVLPQSQWTSPVKSLSGNFVNGVNEFNGSTQFNYAVKHNPMAFFTDSSGGNDTTTANPKRLNFAPLQQLFVDLASNNVAQYNFISPDQFNDQHTTLASGFKGLTGDPAKILQGDFFLQQVIPVIMASKVYQDHGAIILWWDESEQDGVPGDNPDDLTHTVPEIVISPLAHPNVGGSPFASDVFLTHSSDLRSMQEIFHVTNPFFLGDAVHANDLSSLFAEGAIPQRGGNDGDRGNGTCGRD; the protein is encoded by the coding sequence ATGTCGCACGTCAAACGTTTCGGCATGCTGGGCGCATTTGCCCTGTTGTTCACCGTCGGCCACTTGGCTGCCGGCGCGGAAGATGGCAAAGACGGAATCAAGACCGTTTTCGTGATCGCCATGGAAAATCACAATTGGACCCAGCCCGCCAACCAGTTCAGCGGCAATATCCAGCAGATCTTTCAGAACCCGGCTGCGCCGTTCATCAACAGCCTGGTGAACGGAAATGCGACTGCCGTCATTAATGGCCGCCAGGTCAATATCAGTGAGCAGACGTCTTTTGCCACGAACTATCGCAACGTTCTGGCTATCGCGGCCGGGGCCAATCCCCACATTCACCCATCTGAGCCCAACTATCTCTGGGCGGAAGCCGGCACGAACTTTGGCGTCTTCAATGACAATGATCCCTTTTCTCCCGCGAGTGGCACGGGACAGATCAGCAATCAGGACAATCAACTGCACCTTACGCGTCTGTTTGACCAATGCGGGGTGAGCTGGAAGTCGTATCAGGAAGACATTGACCTGGTCCCGGACGGAAGCTCCTTCGACAACATCGTTCTGCCCCAGAGTCAATGGACTTCGCCGGTCAAAAGCCTCTCCGGAAACTTTGTCAACGGCGTCAATGAATTCAACGGCTCGACGCAGTTCAATTACGCAGTCAAGCACAATCCCATGGCCTTTTTTACTGATAGCAGCGGCGGCAACGATACCACCACCGCCAATCCAAAGCGCCTGAACTTTGCTCCCCTGCAGCAGTTGTTCGTCGATCTGGCCAGCAACAACGTAGCCCAATACAACTTCATCAGCCCGGACCAGTTCAATGATCAACACACCACCTTGGCCTCTGGCTTCAAAGGGCTGACCGGCGATCCGGCAAAGATCCTGCAGGGCGACTTTTTCCTGCAGCAGGTCATTCCCGTGATCATGGCTTCAAAGGTCTACCAGGACCACGGCGCGATCATCCTGTGGTGGGACGAGTCCGAGCAGGACGGCGTCCCCGGCGACAACCCGGACGACCTGACGCACACAGTGCCCGAGATCGTCATTTCTCCCCTGGCTCACCCCAATGTGGGCGGCTCTCCCTTTGCCAGTGACGTGTTCCTCACTCACTCGTCCGATCTGCGCAGCATGCAGGAAATCTTTCACGTGACCAACCCGTTCTTCCTGGGTGATGCCGTACACGCTAACGATCTTTCCAGCCTGTTTGCAGAAGGCGCAATCCCCCAACGCGGCGGCAATGATGGCGACAGGGGTAACGGTACTTGCGGAAGAGACTAG
- a CDS encoding electron transfer flavoprotein subunit beta/FixA family protein — protein MKILVCMKQVPQKDAPLKLNESGTWIRDDVSYEVNEPDAFALEEALRQKEKHTGEVVVITAGPARSQQVLREGLAKGADRAIHLEDNGFVGLDAFNMAKAFVAAIKDEKFDLIFTGLQSDDYGYAQTGVIMAELLGWPHATIIMEIQKSDSGIKVKRELESGFFQHVSMPLPAVLTIQSGINKLRYATLLGIKQAKNKPLRKVTMDEVKSALGDNLQKIEKLYVPQKTKKTEMLEGSPGEIAKKLVDKLRNDVRVI, from the coding sequence ATGAAGATTCTGGTCTGCATGAAGCAGGTCCCGCAAAAAGACGCGCCACTCAAACTGAATGAAAGCGGCACATGGATCCGCGACGACGTTTCTTATGAAGTCAACGAGCCGGACGCTTTCGCCCTGGAAGAAGCGTTGCGGCAAAAGGAAAAGCACACCGGCGAAGTTGTGGTTATCACCGCCGGGCCTGCGCGTTCGCAACAGGTGCTCAGGGAAGGCCTTGCCAAGGGCGCGGACCGCGCCATTCATCTTGAAGACAACGGCTTTGTCGGCCTGGACGCATTCAACATGGCCAAGGCCTTCGTCGCCGCCATTAAAGATGAAAAATTCGATCTCATCTTTACCGGCCTGCAATCGGACGACTACGGCTATGCCCAGACCGGCGTGATCATGGCGGAGCTTCTGGGCTGGCCGCACGCCACCATCATCATGGAAATCCAGAAATCGGATAGCGGCATCAAGGTCAAGCGCGAGCTTGAATCCGGCTTCTTCCAGCATGTAAGCATGCCGCTCCCGGCGGTGCTGACCATTCAATCCGGCATCAACAAGCTGCGTTATGCCACGCTGCTGGGCATCAAGCAGGCCAAGAACAAGCCGCTGCGCAAAGTCACCATGGACGAAGTAAAGTCCGCGCTGGGTGACAATCTGCAGAAGATTGAAAAGCTTTACGTGCCGCAGAAAACCAAGAAGACTGAGATGCTTGAAGGTTCGCCGGGCGAGATCGCCAAAAAGCTGGTGGACAAGCTGCGGAACGACGTGCGCGTAATCTGA
- a CDS encoding electron transfer flavoprotein subunit alpha/FixB family protein produces MADTILVIAEQREGKLNRVSMETIAAAQAIAAEIGATVEAALFGSGIAGIATEIAAKKLAKVTVIDSPKLAKYEPDGVVAALKDFINQKKPTLVLMPHTYQVRDFAPQLATALQRTLISDAIGFRKDGDKLVFTRQMFQGKFAADVSFACPAPHFVTFQAGAFRGDKAEAGASAAPVETVNANIADGVQRNQPEDPFKEAKQAVDLTQAEIIVSVGRGIKEQKNIELAKALADALGGEIAASRPICDSGWLPMDRQIGSSGQTVSPKLYLAVGISGAIQHIVGMKGSRSIIAINKDAEAPIFEIADFGVVGNLFDILPALTEEVKKAKAGG; encoded by the coding sequence ATGGCAGACACAATTCTTGTAATTGCTGAACAACGTGAAGGCAAGCTGAACCGCGTTTCCATGGAGACGATTGCGGCTGCGCAGGCCATCGCCGCTGAAATCGGAGCGACGGTTGAAGCCGCGCTCTTTGGCAGCGGCATCGCCGGCATTGCCACCGAAATTGCTGCGAAAAAACTGGCCAAAGTAACCGTCATCGATTCGCCCAAACTGGCCAAGTATGAACCCGATGGCGTCGTTGCGGCGCTCAAAGACTTCATCAATCAGAAGAAACCCACGCTGGTGCTGATGCCGCACACCTATCAGGTGCGCGACTTTGCTCCGCAACTGGCTACCGCATTGCAGCGCACACTCATCAGTGACGCCATCGGCTTCCGTAAAGATGGTGACAAGCTGGTCTTTACCCGCCAGATGTTCCAGGGCAAATTTGCCGCCGACGTTTCTTTTGCGTGCCCCGCGCCGCATTTTGTTACCTTCCAGGCCGGCGCGTTCCGTGGCGACAAAGCTGAAGCCGGCGCATCCGCCGCTCCGGTTGAAACCGTAAACGCCAATATTGCCGATGGTGTCCAGCGCAACCAGCCTGAAGATCCTTTCAAAGAAGCCAAGCAGGCCGTCGATCTCACGCAGGCAGAGATCATTGTTTCTGTCGGTCGCGGAATCAAAGAGCAGAAAAACATCGAACTGGCCAAAGCTCTGGCAGATGCTCTCGGCGGCGAGATTGCCGCGTCGCGTCCCATCTGCGACTCCGGCTGGCTCCCCATGGACCGCCAGATTGGCAGCTCCGGCCAGACCGTTTCTCCCAAACTCTATCTTGCTGTCGGCATCAGTGGCGCCATTCAGCACATTGTCGGGATGAAAGGATCGCGCAGCATCATCGCTATTAATAAAGATGCTGAAGCGCCCATCTTTGAAATCGCCGACTTCGGCGTTGTGGGAAACCTGTTTGACATTCTGCCCGCGCTGACTGAAGAAGTGAAGAAAGCCAAAGCTGGTGGATAG
- a CDS encoding electron transfer flavoprotein-ubiquinone oxidoreductase → MIYFRKPLENVERPQMESDVTIVGGGPAGLACALRLSQLIDRHNRRNPEAPLSKENINVVEKARELGQHSLSGALLDPRSMNELLPGWRSEAPLDAEVTHEDVYFLTEKGEHRLPLTPPPLQDHGNYVISINRFVKWLGEKVEQAGITVFTGFAGSELLTEGDHVIGIRTDDKGVDKHNQKKSNFEPGYDVKSKITVLAEGPRGSLTKQLVAKYDLQKGLNPQVYGIGVKELWEVPSGAIKKGQVIYATGWPLTTKEYGGGWLYGSKDNIVSLGYVTSLDYQDPRLDPQRVLQDFKQHPLIASLLRGGKMIRYGAKTFPYGGWLSMPPLAGNGWMIVGDSASFLNSQRLKGIHLAIKSGMLAAETAFDALLRNNFSAAQLSHYKESVDSSWIKDELWEVRNFHQGFENGLVSGMMHTALQQLTGGRGLHEVYPAHAGHTRMKHLDQLPADGGNRAHLLGKAKGDGKLTFDKLTDLYHSGTKHEEDQPSHLIIHDTNICNTRCVTEFGNPCQNFCPANVYEMEEDASAPKGKVIHLNPSNCVHCKTCDIMDPYEIITWVPPEGGGGPNYDGM, encoded by the coding sequence ATGATTTACTTCCGTAAACCTCTAGAGAACGTCGAGCGTCCGCAGATGGAATCGGACGTAACCATTGTTGGCGGCGGCCCCGCTGGCCTCGCCTGCGCGCTGCGTCTTTCGCAGTTGATCGATCGCCATAACCGCCGCAATCCTGAAGCGCCGCTGAGCAAGGAAAACATTAATGTGGTGGAGAAGGCCCGTGAGCTCGGCCAGCACTCGCTTTCCGGCGCGCTGCTTGATCCCCGCTCCATGAACGAGCTTCTTCCCGGCTGGCGCAGTGAAGCGCCGCTCGATGCTGAAGTCACGCATGAAGACGTTTACTTCCTTACGGAAAAAGGCGAGCACCGCCTGCCCCTAACGCCGCCGCCCTTGCAGGACCATGGCAACTACGTGATCTCCATCAACCGCTTTGTGAAATGGCTGGGAGAAAAAGTTGAGCAGGCCGGCATCACCGTCTTCACCGGCTTTGCTGGATCAGAACTTCTTACTGAGGGCGATCACGTCATCGGCATTCGCACGGATGATAAAGGCGTGGACAAGCACAACCAGAAGAAATCCAACTTCGAGCCCGGCTATGACGTGAAGTCCAAGATTACGGTGCTGGCGGAAGGCCCGCGCGGATCGCTGACCAAGCAACTCGTCGCCAAATACGATTTGCAGAAAGGTCTGAACCCGCAGGTTTACGGCATTGGCGTGAAAGAGCTGTGGGAAGTGCCTTCCGGCGCAATCAAAAAAGGCCAGGTCATTTACGCCACGGGCTGGCCGCTCACCACCAAAGAATACGGCGGCGGCTGGCTGTACGGATCGAAAGACAACATCGTCTCGCTCGGCTACGTTACCAGCCTCGACTATCAGGACCCGCGTCTAGATCCCCAGCGCGTTCTGCAGGATTTCAAACAGCATCCTCTCATCGCGAGCCTGCTGCGTGGCGGCAAGATGATCCGCTATGGCGCAAAGACTTTCCCCTATGGCGGATGGCTCTCCATGCCGCCTCTGGCCGGTAATGGCTGGATGATCGTCGGCGACTCCGCCAGCTTCCTGAACTCGCAGCGTCTCAAAGGCATTCACCTGGCCATCAAGAGCGGCATGCTCGCCGCGGAAACCGCATTCGACGCGCTGCTCCGCAACAATTTCAGCGCGGCCCAGCTCAGCCACTACAAAGAGAGCGTTGACTCAAGCTGGATCAAAGACGAGCTATGGGAAGTGCGTAACTTCCATCAGGGCTTTGAGAATGGTCTGGTCTCCGGCATGATGCACACGGCCTTGCAGCAGCTCACCGGCGGACGCGGCCTGCATGAGGTTTATCCCGCGCACGCCGGCCACACGCGCATGAAGCATCTTGACCAGCTTCCGGCCGACGGCGGCAATCGCGCTCATCTGCTCGGCAAAGCCAAGGGTGACGGCAAGCTTACTTTCGACAAACTTACCGATCTCTACCACTCCGGCACTAAGCATGAAGAAGATCAGCCGTCGCATCTGATCATCCATGACACCAATATTTGCAACACGCGTTGTGTCACGGAGTTCGGCAACCCTTGCCAGAATTTCTGCCCCGCCAATGTTTATGAAATGGAAGAAGACGCTTCAGCCCCTAAGGGCAAAGTGATCCATCTGAATCCTTCGAACTGCGTGCACTGCAAGACCTGCGACATCATGGACCCTTACGAAATCATCACCTGGGTTCCGCCGGAGGGTGGCGGCGGCCCGAATTATGATGGGATGTGA
- a CDS encoding 4Fe-4S dicluster domain-containing protein, translating to MLTSARASAEGIRKALMHEIITCVPPEGGGGPNYDGM from the coding sequence GTGCTTACGTCAGCCCGGGCCAGCGCGGAAGGTATACGAAAGGCGCTGATGCACGAGATCATCACCTGTGTTCCACCCGAAGGCGGTGGCGGCCCGAATTACGATGGCATGTAA